TGATTCGTATCCCGCGGCGGCGAGCACGTAGGTCTCGATTCCCGCCGCCGAGGTGTTGGCGGCGGAGTTTAGGTGAATGCTCACAAATAGGTCGGCCCGCCAGCGCGCGGCCTTTCGGGTGCGCTCGTCTAGTTCGACAAATCGATCGTTCTCGCGGGTGAGATACACGCGCACGCCAGCATTGACCAGATGGGCGCGAATGCGGCGCGCGAGATCAAGCACGACACGTTTTTCTTCCACCCCGCGGCGCCCTTTGGCACCGGTATCGTGGCCGCCGTGTCCGGGGTCCAGAACCACGATCCGGTGGCCGATCCCGCGGAGATGCCGCTCCGGCCGGATCAGGGGATCAATCACCGTGCGCGCATCGACCTCGCGAATGGACCATCGGTCGCGAATCCGCTCCAACGGTGCGTGCATCCAGACCGTAACGCCGTCGACGGTGGCTTCGCGGCTGTCCACTTTGAACACGATCTTCCGCGTGCGATTTTGAAGGATCAGGCGCTGATCGTCGGGGCCAGAGAGGCTCATGTCGTAGGCGCGCGATAGCTCACGCAGCGGCACATATTTCTCCTTCTCGTGCCAGAAAACGGCGAATCCATCGCTCCGCGCGAGGATCGCCGGAATGCGGATCCCCAGAACAAAAAGCACACAGAGGACGGTGATCAGCGGACGCATCTGCGGCAGGCCCGGTTTCAGCGGCGTCGGTAGAGATAGCAGCGCTCATCGCTGCCGAAGACGGTTTGGTCGACCTTGTACACCATCTCGAATCCAGCTTTGGAAAGATCGAGGGGAGCATCCAGTAGCAAGTAAAGGGGCTGAGGAGGGGGGACGGCCTGCATAGCCCGGAGGATCGCCCTGTCGTAGGGCATTTGGTGGGCCTCGACTGTGGCGTGATCCTGGCGGACAAAGGTCACGCGGCGGTCGAGCGCGACATTCCAAAAGGTCGCTCCCGGCAGATAAAGGGGAAGGCTGCTCAGATGCCAGTAGCGGTGAACGGCGATGGGCTTGTCGAGCAACCCGTTGCGCTTCAAGTAATCCGCCATTCGGGCGGTTCCGGAGAAATCGAGGCGCCGGTCGAGATCATGCAGTTGGAAGGCAACCGGCAAACAGATGACGGCGGAGATGCCCAGCACGAGGCAAGCAATCCGGAGGCGATCTCCGTATTCGGACCATCCTTTCGGAAACGGCAACGCCCAGCGGTCAGGTTCTGAGCGCGCAATCCAGTATCCCCACATGAGCGTCAGCGGCACCACACCGTAGTGGCGCAAACCTGAACCCTTGTAGAGGGCAATCACAAAGTTGGCGACCAAGATCGAGGTGACAATCAAAAGCGAAATCGGCCTGCTCGCAAACGGTAAGAGAGTCAAGGCCAGAAAAAGCCAACCGGCCGGAATCAGGAAATCACCCGGACTGAGCATCGCAAAAAACGCGCCCACGACATACTTGTGGACCTCATTGAAATTATAGACGTAACGGTGCGTTGTTCCGCCGCCGATCAGTCCCACTTGCACGAGACAGAGCAGAACCCCCAATGCCATGACTCCAACGGCTGCCCACTTCCGCGGCTCCGCCGTGCGAGCCAGCAGTAATTCCAGCGCATAGGCGCCTACGAGCGCAGCGCCGACAAGCACCATGTGGACATTCGTGTTGCTGAGCAGGAAAACAAGGACTGCATAGCGAAAGGGATGGTCGAATCGGCGTTCATAAAGCCACGCGACGGCAAACATGAGCAGGAAGCCGATCGCATAGACGCGCATTTCCATCGCGTACTGCCAGAAAAAATAGAAAGAAAACGCGCTGGCGGCCTTTAGCCACATCGGCAGCGGCGCTCGAAATAAAAAGAGGGCCATCACGCCGAGGACGACCCCATAGTGGAGAAGTCGCATAGCGTCGAACGAAAACCCCGCCTTGGCGAATGGCAGTAACATCAAATACCACAGTGCAGGATGAGCCTCGAACCGCAGGTCGTAGAAGAGTTCTGCCAAGCCCGCATCCCGAGCATATAGCCACGCTTGGGCTTCATCGCGCCAAGGCTCATGCGCCCACGTAGTGACCCACACGTTCCATGCGTAGACGACAAGCAGCAGCCAGGCGACCACTCGGGACACGAGGTCCGGGCGCTCCCGGATGAGGCTGAGCGCCTGGCCCAGCTCGGGGGGCGACTCATGGGTTTCTTTTCTGGGGGCGGCTCGCTTCGACATATGCGCGCAGTTTTTCCGTTCGCATTCAGGAAAGCGAGTTTTTTGAGGGCGATCCCCTTCGAGCCGCGGCCCGAAACGCCTCCAGCGTCGTTCGGGCGGTCCGGTCCCAGGTGAACTCGCCCGCTCGGCGGCGCGCCGATTCCCGAATCCGCTCCCGATCGGTCGTCGATAGGCTCACAAGTTCCATCATGGCCTCCGCCCACCTCGATTCATCGCGCCCGTCGGCGTAGCGCGCGGCGCCCCCCCCGACCTCTCTCGTAGAACCTTGACCGGTCGCAAGGCACGGCGCCCCTGCGGCCATCGCCTCCAGCAACGGCAGTCCGAACCCCTCGTATAGGGAGGGAAACACGAAAGCGGCGCAAGCCTGGTAAAGCGCCACGAGCTCGCCGCGCGCGACGGCGCGGACTCGGTGCACACGTCCTGCTGGCGCCACGGCCATGGCGCGCTGCAAAGCCGCCTCGCCGCGTCGTTCCCGGCCCACAATCAGGAGGTGATGCGGGACTGACCCGGCGATGCGGCTGAACGCGCGGACAAGAAAATCGAGGTTTTTGTGCGGGTGGCTGTGGCCGACAGTAAATAAAAACGGCACGTTGGCCGGCAGATATCGGCTCTGCACCGCCTGCACTTCCGCGGCTCCCGACGGCTCGAAAAAAATTCGGTCTACGCCAAGAGGCGTCACGGAAATCCGTTCCGCTGGCGCTCGGGTGTACCGCTTGATTTCATCCGCCGAAAAATTGGAGATGGCCAAAATGCGGTCGGCCCGCGTCGCGGCCAAGGTAACCAGCACGTGAGTAGTCCAACGGGCAAGGGTCGATAGGTCCTCGGGGTGGCTGCGATACTGCATGTCCAGAATGGACACGACCTGCGGACACGGCGCCCACAGGGGCATCGTATAACCGGGGGACCACAGCAGATCCGGTCGGACGGCTCTCAGCTTGGCGGGAAGGAGAGTCTGCTCCGCCACGATGCGGGCGTGGCGGTTGGAGGCGCGCAGGGGTAATCTCAAAAAGGAAAAGCTTGCTGCGCCTCCGAAATGCTGCCGTAAAAACGTGTCGTTTTCCTCATTTGTTATGAGGATCAACTGAACCGCAGGGTCAGCCGCCGTAAGGGCGCGGAGCGTTTCAACGAGGTAGGTCTCCGATCCTCCCACTTCGCCGGGAATGAGGAAGAGCGTATTGACTGCAACCTTCATTCTCCGCCCGCCCATCGCCGCGCGGCGGCCATGCAGGTATAGCAGCCCACGATCCCCCACCGCACAAACCAGTGGATCGCGGTTTGAGGCGCGAAACGTCCCGCATCCGCGCGAGCGGCTTCGAATTCCTCGCGAAACTGGCGGACGAAATGCTGACCGCTTATCGAAGCCGCATGCCAGCGGAAATCTGCCAGCGGCGGCCCCGGGATCCGCGCTGCAGCGCCCACACGCCAAAGGCGAAGGAGGAACTCGTAATCGAATGCCGCTTTGAGGTCCAACCGGAGCGGGCCAGCCGCCTCGACGGCGGATCGGCGAAAGAAGGACGCGGGCTGGGAAATATAGTTGATGCACTGGAACACAAAGCGACTCGAAATCGGAAAAAACAGCTCCTTAAACCGGGTGATGCCCCGGCGGATTTCCGCGCCCTGCTCGTCCACGATTCGGCAACGACCGAACAAAAAAGCGGCATCGTGATGTTTTCGCGCGGCCTCCGCTACGCGGACAAGAGCCCCTGGAGAATACGCGTCATCGGCGTTCAGCCAGGCGACCCAATCCCCACTAGCTGCTCGAAAACCTTTGTTGATCGCGTCCGCTGGGCCCTTGTCTGGCTCGACGATCAGGTGGTCGATGCCGTCCTTGTATTTCTCGATCACAGCAAGCGAACCATCGGTACTGCCTCCGTCCACGACGATGTGCTCGACCTGAACGCCGCTCTGGCGCTGGGCGTGTACACTGCGAAGACATTCCTCAAGGTGACGCGCGCCGTTGAAATTCGGGGTGATGACGCTGATCTTCATCCGGAAAATATGCTGTAAACCGCGGCGACACGGTTTAGGATGACAACAAACGGATCAAGCGGAAAGTCCGCACGGCATGACAAAGAACTTTTGGAGCAACAAGCGTGTGTTGGTGACCGGAGGGTCCGGCTTTCTCGGCCATCACGTGATTGAGGCGATCCGCGCCCGCGGCGCCACCGACATCGCCGCGCCCCGCAGCCGGGATTATGACCTTCGGAAGCCAGAAGCGGTGCGGGCCTGTTTACGCGACATCCGACCGCACATCGTAATCCATCTGGCGGCGGTGGTCGGCGGAATCGGCGCCAATCGCGCCCACCCGGGCAAATTCTTCTACGACAATGCGGCAATGGGCATTCATCTCATCGAAGAGTCGCGACTGGCGGGTGTCGAAAAAATGACCAACATCGGCACCATTTGCGCGTACCCCAAGTTTACGCCCGTGCCCTTCAAGGAAACGGACCTCTGGAACGGCTATCCGGAAGAGACGAATGCGCCCTACGGCCTTGCGAAGAAGATGATGCTCGTCCAAGGGCAGGCGTACCGTCAGGAGTACGGCTTCAATTCGATCTTCCTGCTGCCGGTCAACCTGTACGGTCCGCGAGACAATTTTGACCCGGAAAGCTCCCACGTCATCCCGGCGCTCATTCGAAAGGCAATTGAAGCGCGCGAAACCGCCGCTCGGACGATGACTTGCTGGGGCACCGGGCGAGCCACGCGGGAATTTCTTTATGTTGAGGATTGCGCTCGAGCGATTGCACTGGCGACGGAGCGGTACGACGGACCTGAGCCCGTCAATATTGGCAGCGGGATGGAAATCAGTATCCGCGAGCTCTCGGAGAAAATCGCGCGAATGTGCGGATTTGAGGGGGAGCTGGTCTGGGATACGAGCAAGCCCGACGGCCAGCCTCGGCGCTGCCTCGATACGACACGGGCCTGGGAACTGTTTGGATTCCGCGCCGAAGTGCCGTTCGACGAGGGACTGCGCCGAACCATCGACTGGTATCTCGAACACCGCCATTCTCCACTGGCGAGCGCCCGAAAAGGCTAAAGTTGTCTAAAGGCGTCGGACGCGATCCTTGACGGCCGTCAACGTGGGATCGGCGTCCCCCGCATGGCGGGCGACGCTTACCAGCATGCCTACCATCGTCAGCGATACGACTAGACTGGTCCCGCCGTAGCTGATGAAGGGCAATGGGATGCCCTTGGTGGGCAAACTGCCCGTCACCACGCCGATGTTGATAGCGGCCTGGAAGGCGATCATGCACGTCAATCCCAGCGCGAACAGACGGCTAAAGAGATCTGGCGCCCGCGCAGCAATCCGCAGGCCAGTGAAGAAGAATACGGCGAAGAGCGCAACGACACCGAGCGAAGCCGCCAGACCGAGCTCCTCCCCGATGATCGCGAAGATGAAATCGTTGTGCGCCTCGGGCAGGTAATACCGCTTCTGGAGGCTGTTCCCAAGACCCACGCCACCGCCCCCGCCCATCACAAACGCATAGATCGCGTTGAGCAACTGGAACGCCTCGCGCTCCGCATACGCCTCGGGATCCCGGAAGGCGATGATCCGGCGATAGCGGACCTCATTTTGCATGATCAGGACCGTGAGCGCGCCGGCAGCCGCCGCACCGGCAAGCAACAGATGCCGGAATCGGGTTCCACCCGCCCAGAGAACGGCAAACCCAACCAGCCCCATCAGGATCGACGTGCCGAAATCTGGCTCGGCCAGGACGGGAAGGATCAAGGCCCCCATGAGGAAACACGGTATGGCGAGCCCCGGCACCCACTCCCCCGCACGTCTCCTCACCCGGCTCATCCACCAGGCCAGCAGCATCACCAGCGAAATTTTGGCCAATTCAGAAGGCTGAATCGTGGTAAAGCCAAGGGAAAGCCAGCGGCGACTCCCCTTGACGGATATTCCGATGCCTGGGACCAGCACCAGCACCAACAAGACGAATGCCGCGATAGCCGCGGGCAGGGCCATTTGCTTCCAGGCGGCCGCCGAAACGCGCGATGCCACGAGCGCGGCAACCACGCCGATCAACAGCGCGACTGCCTGACGCCTGACGAAATAATGAGGGTCGTCAAAACGCGCCAAGCCATGAACGGAACTCGTGCTCGCAAGCATCACCAGCCCGATCGCGGTGAGCGCCAGCACCGACGCGACGAGTATGGTCGTCGTTCTCCACATGTCCGGGTGCGGCCCGGCGGCTAACAAGCCATTCGCCGGCGCGCGCGGCAGCCCGGCTATTTCATGACCCATTGCTCCGGTCAGGGAGATGCTAGCGGAATCTTGATCTTCTGACCGGGTCGAACTTCCGCGCCTTCTGGAAGGCCGTTCAGCGCCAGGATCTCGGACCGCAAAACGGCAAAATTGCGGGCGATGTCATCCAGCGTTTCATTGGGCCGGACCG
This genomic interval from Kiritimatiellia bacterium contains the following:
- a CDS encoding N-acetylmuramoyl-L-alanine amidase, translated to MRPLITVLCVLFVLGIRIPAILARSDGFAVFWHEKEKYVPLRELSRAYDMSLSGPDDQRLILQNRTRKIVFKVDSREATVDGVTVWMHAPLERIRDRWSIREVDARTVIDPLIRPERHLRGIGHRIVVLDPGHGGHDTGAKGRRGVEEKRVVLDLARRIRAHLVNAGVRVYLTRENDRFVELDERTRKAARWRADLFVSIHLNSAANTSAAGIETYVLAAAGYESTAGGLSNLTQPGNRYEAANGIAAYLIQRSMLQRLRAPDRGVRRSRFLVLRNAPCPALLIECAFVSNPQEEALLLKESYRATLAESIARGILAYLHLVRRSQGEGP
- a CDS encoding glycosyltransferase family 4 protein — its product is MKVAVNTLFLIPGEVGGSETYLVETLRALTAADPAVQLILITNEENDTFLRQHFGGAASFSFLRLPLRASNRHARIVAEQTLLPAKLRAVRPDLLWSPGYTMPLWAPCPQVVSILDMQYRSHPEDLSTLARWTTHVLVTLAATRADRILAISNFSADEIKRYTRAPAERISVTPLGVDRIFFEPSGAAEVQAVQSRYLPANVPFLFTVGHSHPHKNLDFLVRAFSRIAGSVPHHLLIVGRERRGEAALQRAMAVAPAGRVHRVRAVARGELVALYQACAAFVFPSLYEGFGLPLLEAMAAGAPCLATGQGSTREVGGGAARYADGRDESRWAEAMMELVSLSTTDRERIRESARRRAGEFTWDRTARTTLEAFRAAARRGSPSKNSLS
- a CDS encoding glycosyltransferase, which produces MKISVITPNFNGARHLEECLRSVHAQRQSGVQVEHIVVDGGSTDGSLAVIEKYKDGIDHLIVEPDKGPADAINKGFRAASGDWVAWLNADDAYSPGALVRVAEAARKHHDAAFLFGRCRIVDEQGAEIRRGITRFKELFFPISSRFVFQCINYISQPASFFRRSAVEAAGPLRLDLKAAFDYEFLLRLWRVGAAARIPGPPLADFRWHAASISGQHFVRQFREEFEAARADAGRFAPQTAIHWFVRWGIVGCYTCMAAARRWAGGE
- a CDS encoding GDP-L-fucose synthase, which encodes MTKNFWSNKRVLVTGGSGFLGHHVIEAIRARGATDIAAPRSRDYDLRKPEAVRACLRDIRPHIVIHLAAVVGGIGANRAHPGKFFYDNAAMGIHLIEESRLAGVEKMTNIGTICAYPKFTPVPFKETDLWNGYPEETNAPYGLAKKMMLVQGQAYRQEYGFNSIFLLPVNLYGPRDNFDPESSHVIPALIRKAIEARETAARTMTCWGTGRATREFLYVEDCARAIALATERYDGPEPVNIGSGMEISIRELSEKIARMCGFEGELVWDTSKPDGQPRRCLDTTRAWELFGFRAEVPFDEGLRRTIDWYLEHRHSPLASARKG
- the ftsW gene encoding putative lipid II flippase FtsW, yielding MWRTTTILVASVLALTAIGLVMLASTSSVHGLARFDDPHYFVRRQAVALLIGVVAALVASRVSAAAWKQMALPAAIAAFVLLVLVLVPGIGISVKGSRRWLSLGFTTIQPSELAKISLVMLLAWWMSRVRRRAGEWVPGLAIPCFLMGALILPVLAEPDFGTSILMGLVGFAVLWAGGTRFRHLLLAGAAAAGALTVLIMQNEVRYRRIIAFRDPEAYAEREAFQLLNAIYAFVMGGGGGVGLGNSLQKRYYLPEAHNDFIFAIIGEELGLAASLGVVALFAVFFFTGLRIAARAPDLFSRLFALGLTCMIAFQAAINIGVVTGSLPTKGIPLPFISYGGTSLVVSLTMVGMLVSVARHAGDADPTLTAVKDRVRRL